The genome window CGCTGGGAGCCCTGTTCCCAGCCCAGGGCCGCTCGCTCTTGTGCCAGGACGGAAGCTCCTTCCGTGGATTCGCTCGTCGCCGTTCTCGCAGTTCCGACAGCGAACGACGACTGGTCGAATCACTCGAGCACTGACCGGAAACGCACGGACTCCGAGAGCGTGTCGATAATCGCAACCGTCCGGTCGTCCTCGGAGGGTGTCAGAACGTGTGCACCGGGGTTGATCACCGTTGTCCGACCCTCCTCGGAGAGGTCGCGGGTATGATGATGGCCGTAACAGACGAAGTCATACGTCTCGCCGGCGGCGATCGCCTCGACCTCCGCTTTATGCTCGCCGTGAAGGACAGCGAACGAGAGGCCATCGAACTCGAGATCGGCGAATCGACCGTGGAGTTCGCTCTCACCACCCAGCGCGTCGAAAGCCGCCTGCAGGTTGCGGGCATCGCCATCGTTGTTCCCGAGGACGCCGTGGAGTTCGAACGTATCGAAGTACTGGACCAGTAGCGGTGCGACGAAGTCCCCACAGTGAACGACGACCTCGACGCCCTCCTCGCGGAAAATCTCGGTCGCGCGTTCAGTTGCCTCGACGTTGTCGTGTGTGTCGGAGAGGAGTCCGATCTTCATACGCAGTGACGCGGCTGCGAGCATCAAAGTCGTTCGGGGACAGACCCCAGCGGCGAATCCTGCGGGTCGATACTCACCGCGAACGGGTCAGTCCCGCGAGGGATCTGGATCAGGGTCGGTGACGAACTCGAGCAACTCGTCGGGGTCGGTCTCGAGTCCCTGCCGGGAGAAGAAGTTCGCAACGTTCGTACAGTCACGCTCTAAGAAATCACGGCTGTTGGGGTGGTGGACGGTGACGGCCTGGCCGACGTCGATGATCACCAGTTGGCCCTCGTTGAAAACGACGTTGTACTCGCTCAGATCGCCGTGGATGATTCCAGCGGCGTAGAGCCGACGCATGTACTCGCGCATGACTTCGTAGGCGGTCTGTGGGTTCTCGATGTGAACCTCGCCGAGGCGCTTTGCGCGGCCTTCCTCGTTGCCGATGTACTCCATGACGAGGACGTTGCGCTCGACGGCGATCGGTTCGGGGACGCGCACGCCCGCCTTTCTCGCCCGCTCGAGGTTGGCGAGTTCCTTTTTCGTCCAGGCGAGTACGACGTCTTTTTTCTTGCCGCCCAGTCCCTCGAACCGGGGGTCGCCCTCGAGGTACTCACGCATCTGCCGGAAGTTCGAGGCGTTGATGCGGTAGACTTTGACCGCGACGTCACGATCGTCACCGAGTGCGTGGTAGACGTTCGCTTCCTTGCCCGTCGAGAGCGGGCCGCCGAACGCTTCGACGTGGCCGTCCTGGACCAGTTTGTACAGCGCGGCAAAGGTCGCGTCGTCGAACACCGACTGCTCGACTTTGAACTGATCTGCGTCTTTGATCCGCGTCTCGAACTGCTCGAACTCCCGGTCGCGCTTGCGAGCGATCCGGTCGGCCTCGGTGTCCGTAACGTCGATCTCCTCCCACTCGTCGCCCGGCGACTCGACTTCCTCTACGTCGACCAGTTCGAACTCGGCTTCCTCTCCCATCTATCCGAAGCTACGAGCGCGGTGCGGGTAAAGGCTGGGTATCGGCCGAGTGTTGGTCGAAGCCTTATCTCCCACCCCGTGCTAGTGCCAGCCAATGTATCACTCACAACGCCACGGTCGGACGACGAGGGACGAGTCGTGATCGGTCACGAGGTCACCCTCGAGTGGCCCGGCCATCGGCGCCGGACCGTGATGGTTCCGTCCCAGGAGACGGTGCTCGAGGCTGCCAGCCGAGCCGGCGTTCGACTGCCGTACGACTGTCGGTCGGGAACCTGCATCACCTGCGTCGGTCGACTGCTCTCGCTCGAGCGCGAAGCGGACTCCGGCGAAGACGAGGACGGGACGACTGACAGTGACGAACCACTCGACGCCGCACTGGCGTTCGATTACCGTAGTCCCCCGGAAGCGCTGACCGACCAGGAACGAGCGGACG of Natrarchaeobaculum sulfurireducens contains these proteins:
- a CDS encoding metallophosphoesterase; this encodes MKIGLLSDTHDNVEATERATEIFREEGVEVVVHCGDFVAPLLVQYFDTFELHGVLGNNDGDARNLQAAFDALGGESELHGRFADLEFDGLSFAVLHGEHKAEVEAIAAGETYDFVCYGHHHTRDLSEEGRTTVINPGAHVLTPSEDDRTVAIIDTLSESVRFRSVLE
- the rio1 gene encoding serine/threonine-protein kinase Rio1, which codes for MGEEAEFELVDVEEVESPGDEWEEIDVTDTEADRIARKRDREFEQFETRIKDADQFKVEQSVFDDATFAALYKLVQDGHVEAFGGPLSTGKEANVYHALGDDRDVAVKVYRINASNFRQMREYLEGDPRFEGLGGKKKDVVLAWTKKELANLERARKAGVRVPEPIAVERNVLVMEYIGNEEGRAKRLGEVHIENPQTAYEVMREYMRRLYAAGIIHGDLSEYNVVFNEGQLVIIDVGQAVTVHHPNSRDFLERDCTNVANFFSRQGLETDPDELLEFVTDPDPDPSRD
- a CDS encoding 2Fe-2S iron-sulfur cluster-binding protein; amino-acid sequence: MIGHEVTLEWPGHRRRTVMVPSQETVLEAASRAGVRLPYDCRSGTCITCVGRLLSLEREADSGEDEDGTTDSDEPLDAALAFDYRSPPEALTDQERADGYVLLCIATPRADCRVRVGPMVRAEVGDSPWS